A part of Aquaspirillum sp. LM1 genomic DNA contains:
- the dnaJ gene encoding molecular chaperone DnaJ, whose amino-acid sequence MAKKDFYELLGLNRDASDDDIKKAYRKMAMKYHPDRNPDSKEAEEKFKEIKEAYEILSDSQKRAAYDQYGHAGVDPNAAGAGFGAGGAGFSGFGDAFSDIFGDIFGGRAGAGGAGGGSRNNVYRGSDLRYNMEITLEEAARGCEKQVRIPAVETCDVCHGSGAKPGTEPKTCQTCGGHGQVRMQQGFFSIQQTCPTCHGTGKVIPDPCTACQGSGRVKKNKTLNVKIPAGVDEGDRIRLAGEGEPGVNGGPAGDLYVVTHIREHGVFQRNGQDLHCEMPISFATAALGGEIEIPTLDSVARLKIPPETQSGQAFRLRGKGIKSVRGASYGDLLCHVVVETPVKLTERQKDLLRQFDAEGADNSDTHNPRAKSFMDKLKDFFN is encoded by the coding sequence ATGGCAAAAAAAGACTTTTACGAACTGCTCGGGCTGAATCGCGATGCGTCGGATGACGACATCAAAAAAGCCTACCGCAAAATGGCAATGAAATACCATCCGGACCGCAACCCGGACAGTAAAGAAGCCGAAGAGAAATTCAAGGAAATCAAAGAAGCCTATGAAATTCTCTCCGACAGCCAGAAACGTGCCGCCTACGACCAATACGGCCACGCCGGGGTAGACCCCAACGCCGCAGGTGCCGGCTTTGGCGCGGGCGGGGCCGGCTTTAGCGGCTTTGGCGACGCCTTCTCCGACATCTTTGGTGACATCTTCGGTGGCCGCGCGGGCGCGGGCGGTGCAGGTGGCGGCAGCCGCAATAATGTGTATCGCGGCTCCGACCTGCGTTACAACATGGAAATCACCCTGGAAGAAGCCGCACGCGGCTGCGAAAAGCAAGTGCGCATCCCGGCAGTGGAAACCTGCGACGTCTGCCACGGCAGCGGCGCCAAGCCCGGCACCGAGCCCAAAACCTGCCAGACCTGCGGCGGCCACGGCCAGGTGCGCATGCAGCAGGGCTTTTTCAGCATCCAGCAAACCTGCCCCACCTGCCACGGCACCGGCAAGGTGATTCCTGACCCGTGTACCGCCTGCCAGGGCTCGGGCCGAGTGAAGAAAAACAAGACGCTGAACGTGAAAATCCCCGCCGGCGTGGACGAAGGCGACCGCATCCGCCTGGCCGGCGAAGGCGAACCCGGCGTGAACGGCGGCCCGGCAGGCGACCTGTACGTGGTCACCCACATCCGCGAACACGGCGTATTCCAGCGCAACGGCCAGGACCTGCACTGCGAAATGCCCATCAGTTTCGCCACCGCCGCACTGGGCGGGGAAATCGAAATCCCCACCCTGGACAGCGTGGCCCGGCTGAAGATTCCGCCCGAAACCCAATCCGGCCAGGCCTTCCGCCTGCGCGGCAAGGGGATCAAATCGGTGCGCGGCGCCAGCTACGGCGATTTGCTCTGCCATGTGGTGGTAGAAACCCCGGTGAAACTCACCGAACGGCAAAAAGACCTGCTGCGCCAGTTTGACGCCGAGGGCGCGGACAATAGCGACACACATAACCCGCGCGCCAAGTCGTTTATGGATAAGTTGAAGGATTTTTTTAACTGA
- the dnaK gene encoding molecular chaperone DnaK, protein MGKIIGIDLGTTNSCVAVMENGQPKVIENAEGARTTPSIVAYAEDGEILCGAPAKRQAVTNPKNTLYAVKRLIGRRFEEKEVQKDIDLMPFSIVKAGNGDAWVQVRDKELAPPQISAEVLRKMKKTAEDYLGEEVTEAVITVPAYFNDSQRQATKDAGRIAGLEVKRIINEPTAAALAFGMDKKEGDRKIAVYDLGGGTFDISIIEIAELDGEHQFEVLSTNGDTFLGGEDFDQRLIDYIIEEFKKESGVNLKADVLALQRLKEAAEKAKIELSSAQQTEVNLPYITADASGPKHLAIKITRAKFESLVEELVNRSIEPCKIALKDAGLSIGQIDDVILVGGQTRMPKVQDKVKEFFGKEPRRDVNPDEAVAVGAAIQGGVMKGDVKDVLLLDVTPLSLGIETLGGIMTKLIQKNTTIPTKASQVFSTADDNQNAVTIHVLQGEREKASANKSLGQFNLSDIPPAARGMPQIEVTFDIDANGILHVSAKDKATGKENKITIQASSGLSEAEIQSMVQDAEAHADEDKKLHELVQARNQADGLIHSVKKSLEEYGDKIGADEKAKIETAIKDAEAAIKTDDQADIEAKVEALGKASQKLGEIMYAQAQAEGAGADAGQAGSAAGGSGKKEDGNVVDAEFEEVKDKK, encoded by the coding sequence ATGGGCAAAATCATTGGTATTGACCTGGGCACCACCAACTCCTGCGTGGCCGTAATGGAAAACGGCCAGCCGAAGGTGATTGAAAACGCCGAAGGCGCACGCACCACCCCGTCCATCGTCGCCTACGCCGAAGATGGCGAAATCCTGTGCGGCGCGCCGGCCAAGCGCCAGGCCGTCACCAACCCGAAAAACACCCTGTACGCTGTCAAGCGCCTGATTGGCCGCCGCTTCGAAGAAAAAGAAGTGCAAAAAGACATCGACCTGATGCCGTTCTCCATCGTCAAGGCTGGCAATGGCGACGCCTGGGTGCAAGTGCGTGACAAAGAACTCGCCCCGCCGCAAATCAGCGCCGAAGTGCTGCGCAAAATGAAGAAAACCGCCGAAGACTACCTCGGCGAAGAAGTCACCGAAGCCGTGATCACCGTGCCGGCCTACTTTAACGACAGCCAGCGCCAGGCCACCAAGGACGCCGGTCGCATTGCCGGTCTGGAAGTCAAGCGCATCATCAACGAACCGACTGCCGCTGCACTGGCATTCGGCATGGACAAAAAAGAAGGCGACCGCAAAATTGCCGTGTATGACCTGGGCGGCGGCACTTTCGACATCTCCATCATCGAAATTGCCGAACTCGACGGCGAACACCAGTTTGAAGTGCTGTCCACCAACGGCGACACCTTCCTGGGCGGCGAAGATTTCGACCAGCGCCTGATCGATTACATCATCGAAGAATTCAAGAAAGAATCCGGCGTTAACCTGAAAGCCGACGTGCTGGCGCTGCAACGCCTGAAAGAAGCCGCCGAAAAAGCCAAGATCGAGCTGTCCTCGGCCCAGCAAACCGAAGTCAACCTGCCATACATCACCGCAGACGCCAGCGGCCCGAAACACCTGGCCATCAAGATCACCCGCGCCAAGTTTGAAAGCCTGGTGGAAGAGCTGGTCAACCGTTCGATCGAGCCGTGCAAGATTGCCCTGAAAGACGCCGGCCTGTCGATTGGCCAGATTGACGACGTGATTCTGGTGGGCGGCCAGACCCGCATGCCCAAGGTGCAGGACAAGGTCAAGGAATTCTTTGGTAAGGAACCGCGCCGCGACGTGAACCCGGACGAAGCCGTGGCCGTGGGCGCAGCCATCCAGGGCGGCGTGATGAAGGGCGACGTCAAGGACGTGCTGCTGCTGGACGTTACCCCGCTGTCGCTGGGTATCGAAACCCTGGGCGGCATCATGACCAAGCTGATCCAGAAGAACACCACCATTCCGACCAAGGCCAGCCAGGTATTCTCCACCGCTGACGACAACCAGAACGCGGTAACCATCCACGTGCTGCAAGGCGAACGCGAAAAAGCCAGCGCCAACAAGAGCCTGGGCCAGTTCAACCTGTCCGACATTCCGCCGGCAGCGCGCGGCATGCCGCAAATCGAAGTTACCTTTGACATCGACGCCAACGGCATTTTGCACGTGTCCGCCAAAGACAAGGCCACCGGCAAGGAAAACAAGATCACCATCCAGGCCAGCTCCGGCTTGTCCGAAGCCGAAATCCAGAGCATGGTGCAGGATGCCGAAGCCCACGCCGACGAAGACAAAAAGCTGCACGAACTGGTGCAGGCACGCAACCAGGCTGACGGCCTGATTCATTCGGTGAAAAAATCGCTGGAAGAATACGGCGACAAGATTGGCGCAGACGAAAAAGCCAAGATCGAAACCGCCATCAAGGACGCCGAAGCCGCGATCAAGACCGACGACCAGGCCGATATTGAAGCCAAGGTGGAAGCGCTGGGCAAGGCCAGCCAGAAACTGGGCGAAATCATGTATGCCCAGGCGCAGGCCGAAGGTGCCGGCGCTGACGCGGGCCAGGCTGGCAGCGCTGCCGGTGGCAGCGGCAAGAAAGAAGACGGCAATGTGGTGGACGCCGAATTTGAAGAAGTGAAAGACAAGAAGTAA
- the grpE gene encoding nucleotide exchange factor GrpE: MQSQESHVPASDAVAAQPETISTGLPPDAAAAFDASARIAELETQLTEAKDQFLRARAEQENQRRRAVEDLQAANKYAVQKFAAEMLPVKDSLEMALLDQSGQFDTLKHGVDLTLKQLISAFEKFQLSEINPVGEKLDPHKHQAISMIESDADANTVVNVMQKGYQIAERVLRPAMVVVAKGK; the protein is encoded by the coding sequence ATGCAATCCCAAGAATCCCATGTGCCTGCATCTGATGCCGTGGCCGCGCAGCCCGAAACCATTTCCACCGGCCTGCCGCCCGACGCCGCTGCCGCCTTTGACGCCAGCGCCCGCATTGCCGAACTGGAAACCCAGCTGACCGAAGCCAAAGACCAGTTCCTGCGTGCCCGCGCCGAGCAGGAAAACCAGCGCCGCCGCGCAGTGGAAGACCTGCAAGCGGCCAATAAATACGCCGTACAGAAATTTGCCGCCGAAATGCTGCCGGTGAAAGACAGCCTGGAAATGGCCCTGCTCGACCAGAGCGGGCAGTTTGACACCCTCAAGCACGGCGTGGATCTCACCCTGAAACAGCTGATTTCGGCTTTTGAGAAATTCCAGCTGAGCGAAATCAACCCGGTGGGCGAAAAGCTCGACCCGCACAAGCATCAGGCCATCAGCATGATCGAGTCTGACGCCGACGCCAATACCGTGGTGAATGTGATGCAAAAGGGCTACCAGATTGCCGAACGCGTGCTGCGTCCGGCCATGGTGGTGGTGGCCAAGGGCAAATAG
- the aceA gene encoding isocitrate lyase: MTTREQRIAAIEKDWAENPRWAGIKRGYTAADVERLRGSFPVEYTLARRGAEKLWNLVNNEPYINCLGALTGGQAMQQVKAGIKAIYLSGWQVAADNNEYSAMYPDQSLYPVDSVPKVVERINNAFTRADEIQHSKGVDAGDKGYIDYHAPIVADAEAGFGGVLNAFELMKSMIRAGAAGVHWEDQLASVKKCGHMGGKVLVPTQEAVQKLIAARMAADVYGVPTLVIARTDAEAADLLTSDYDENDKPFLTGERTAEGFYKTRKGLDQAISRAIAYAHYADLVWCETGTPDLEFARKFAEAVHKVHPGKMLAYNCSPSFNWKKNLDDATIAKFQRELGAMGYKYQFITLAGIHSMWYNMFDLAQDYVARGMSAYVEKVQEPEFAARDRGYSFVSHQQEVGTGYFDDVTTVIQGGKSSVTALTGSTEEEQFH, translated from the coding sequence ATGACGACTCGCGAACAACGCATCGCTGCCATCGAAAAAGACTGGGCTGAAAATCCGCGCTGGGCCGGTATCAAGCGTGGCTACACCGCCGCTGACGTGGAGCGCCTGCGCGGCTCTTTCCCGGTCGAATACACCCTGGCCCGCCGTGGCGCCGAGAAGCTGTGGAACCTGGTCAACAACGAACCGTACATCAACTGCCTGGGCGCGCTGACCGGCGGCCAAGCCATGCAACAGGTGAAAGCTGGCATCAAGGCCATCTACCTGTCCGGCTGGCAGGTTGCGGCTGACAACAACGAATACTCCGCCATGTACCCGGACCAATCCCTGTACCCGGTGGACTCGGTACCGAAGGTGGTTGAGCGCATCAACAACGCCTTCACCCGCGCTGACGAAATCCAGCACTCCAAGGGTGTGGACGCTGGCGACAAGGGCTACATCGATTACCACGCTCCGATCGTGGCCGATGCTGAAGCCGGTTTTGGCGGCGTGCTGAACGCTTTCGAACTGATGAAGTCGATGATCCGCGCTGGCGCAGCCGGCGTGCACTGGGAAGATCAGCTGGCTTCCGTGAAGAAGTGTGGCCACATGGGTGGCAAGGTGCTGGTGCCGACGCAAGAAGCCGTGCAAAAGCTGATCGCCGCCCGTATGGCTGCCGACGTGTACGGCGTGCCGACCCTGGTGATCGCCCGTACCGATGCTGAAGCCGCTGACCTGCTGACTTCCGACTACGACGAAAACGACAAGCCGTTCCTGACCGGCGAGCGCACCGCCGAAGGCTTCTACAAGACCCGCAAGGGCCTGGACCAAGCCATCTCCCGCGCCATTGCCTACGCTCACTACGCTGACCTGGTATGGTGCGAAACCGGCACCCCGGATCTGGAATTCGCCCGCAAGTTTGCTGAAGCCGTGCACAAGGTTCACCCGGGCAAGATGCTGGCTTACAACTGCTCGCCGTCGTTCAACTGGAAGAAAAACCTGGACGATGCCACCATCGCCAAGTTCCAGCGCGAACTGGGTGCCATGGGCTACAAGTACCAGTTCATCACCCTGGCTGGTATCCACTCCATGTGGTACAACATGTTCGACCTGGCCCAGGACTACGTGGCCCGTGGCATGTCGGCTTACGTCGAGAAGGTGCAAGAGCCGGAATTCGCCGCACGCGATCGTGGCTACTCCTTCGTGTCGCACCAGCAGGAAGTGGGCACTGGCTACTTCGACGACGTGACCACCGTGATTCAAGGCGGCAAGTCCTCGGTGACCGCCCTGACCGGCTCCACCGAAGAAGAACAGTTCCACTAA
- a CDS encoding GGDEF domain-containing protein, giving the protein MPLSLETLRLVAQLHHAYQNRQRDPLTQTFARSSGEEVLALQFQVAERSNTPLAVALLDVDRLSEINDSHSHPEGDSMLVAVPQYISKTQRQGDMLVRWSGKRFLLILPNTSLDHAVIALNRFREMGFGLRPDGQPLTLSMGVAERQVDQLDSWTALVSRAEQRVLEVKRQGRNGICMQDAPALAA; this is encoded by the coding sequence ATGCCGCTGAGTCTGGAAACCCTAAGGCTGGTTGCCCAGCTGCACCATGCTTACCAAAACCGCCAGCGCGACCCGCTGACCCAAACCTTTGCCCGCAGCAGTGGAGAAGAAGTGCTGGCCCTGCAGTTTCAGGTGGCCGAGCGCAGTAACACCCCGCTGGCGGTGGCCTTGCTGGACGTTGACCGCCTGAGCGAAATCAACGACAGCCACAGCCACCCCGAAGGCGACAGCATGCTGGTGGCCGTGCCACAGTACATCAGCAAAACCCAGCGCCAGGGCGATATGCTGGTGCGCTGGAGCGGCAAACGCTTTTTGCTGATTTTGCCCAATACCTCGCTGGATCACGCGGTGATTGCCCTGAACCGCTTCCGCGAAATGGGCTTTGGCCTGCGCCCGGACGGGCAGCCGCTCACACTGAGCATGGGCGTGGCCGAACGTCAGGTAGATCAGCTTGATAGCTGGACGGCGCTGGTCAGCCGCGCCGAACAGCGGGTGCTGGAAGTCAAACGCCAGGGGCGCAATGGCATCTGTATGCAAGATGCCCCGGCACTGGCCGCCTGA
- a CDS encoding YkgJ family cysteine cluster protein, producing MSAVSPSICTQCGACCAAFRVTFHYSELDSEGGRVPAGLADAETASLYRLRGTDYARPRCAALIGTIGQSVQCGIYAERPSPCREFGARAEMGVFEEACHHARALHGLPALTVE from the coding sequence ATGTCCGCCGTTTCCCCTTCCATCTGCACGCAATGCGGCGCTTGTTGCGCCGCGTTTCGGGTGACGTTTCATTATTCCGAGCTGGACAGCGAAGGTGGTCGGGTGCCTGCCGGGCTGGCCGATGCGGAAACCGCCAGCTTGTACCGGCTGCGCGGCACCGACTACGCCCGGCCACGCTGCGCGGCGCTGATTGGCACCATTGGCCAGTCGGTGCAATGTGGCATTTACGCCGAACGCCCATCGCCGTGTCGCGAGTTTGGTGCACGGGCAGAAATGGGCGTGTTTGAAGAGGCCTGTCATCACGCCAGGGCCTTGCATGGCTTGCCGGCGTTGACGGTGGAGTGA
- a CDS encoding LexA family transcriptional regulator — protein sequence MAGRKRKTPQWVNGKPSFDDMPVHYQVDQAELAERLLGALEEGRIGLLQPRQHDAAVRALRQLGEASQPADQRVVAEWVDAHLTPSSRTKLLGALRQERFRATRGIKQVALKPSEFQQLQLLRDRAEQRRRGPLSHADRTLLRELGAILPPHLTQVVSVPLYSHTVPAGQPAPADDDIEDLIDLNDYLLPHRESSFLVRVKGESMLEAGIRDGDLLVVDRARPPSDGKIVVAALNGELTVKRLSTRHGQVRLMPANPAFAPIEIDEASELMIWGVVSNVIHKL from the coding sequence ATGGCAGGCAGAAAACGCAAAACCCCGCAGTGGGTCAACGGCAAACCGAGTTTCGACGACATGCCGGTGCATTATCAGGTGGATCAGGCCGAGCTGGCCGAGCGCCTGCTGGGCGCGCTGGAAGAAGGCCGGATCGGTCTGCTGCAGCCGCGCCAGCACGATGCCGCCGTGCGGGCCTTGCGCCAGCTCGGCGAAGCCAGCCAGCCTGCCGACCAGCGTGTGGTGGCGGAATGGGTGGACGCCCACCTGACCCCCAGCAGCCGCACCAAGCTGCTGGGGGCCTTGCGCCAGGAGCGCTTTCGCGCCACGCGCGGCATTAAGCAGGTAGCGCTCAAGCCCAGCGAGTTTCAGCAGCTGCAACTGCTGCGCGACCGCGCCGAACAGCGCCGTCGTGGCCCGCTGAGCCACGCCGACCGCACGCTGCTGCGCGAGCTGGGGGCCATCCTGCCCCCGCATCTGACCCAGGTGGTCAGCGTGCCCTTGTACAGCCACACCGTCCCGGCTGGCCAGCCTGCACCCGCCGATGACGACATCGAAGACCTGATTGACCTGAACGACTATCTGCTGCCGCATCGCGAATCCAGTTTTCTGGTGCGGGTCAAGGGCGAGTCGATGCTGGAAGCCGGCATTCGCGATGGCGACTTGCTGGTGGTGGACCGCGCCCGCCCACCCAGCGATGGCAAGATTGTGGTGGCGGCGCTCAATGGCGAGCTGACCGTCAAGCGGCTGTCCACCCGCCACGGCCAGGTGCGGCTGATGCCGGCCAATCCGGCATTTGCCCCAATTGAAATCGACGAAGCCAGCGAACTGATGATCTGGGGCGTGGTCAGCAATGTGATTCACAAGCTTTGA
- the yegQ gene encoding tRNA 5-hydroxyuridine modification protein YegQ gives MSVTPELLLPAGTLDKMRAAYDFGADAVYAGQPRYSLRARNNEFKLEQLGVGIQEAHARGKKFYVASNLLPHNAKVKTYLADMAPVIAMQPDALIMADPGLIMMVRETWPDMPIHLSVQANTVNYMGVKFWQKLGLSRIILSRELSLDEVAEIRQECPDMEIEVFVHGALCIAYSGRCLLSGYFNHRDPNQGTCTNACRWDYKVHDTSDASDNGDVQAIDFDFNHALDDANQQFAACGGAPRHPLADKTYLIEEKSRPGETMPILEDEHGTYIMNSKDLRAVEHIERLTRIGVDSLKIEGRTKSLYYVARTAQVYRRAIDDAVAGRPFDLGLLAELDGLANRGYTDGFYERHHTQDYQNYMTGHSQAKRSQYVGDVLSVNAQGLATVDVKNRFARGDRLEVIQPAGNREIIVGDMLRRGHGPVEVAGGSGVVVELDLGPVASGALLARIL, from the coding sequence ATGTCTGTCACTCCCGAACTGCTATTGCCCGCCGGCACGCTGGATAAAATGCGTGCTGCCTACGATTTTGGTGCCGATGCGGTATACGCCGGCCAGCCGCGCTACAGCCTGCGCGCGCGCAATAACGAGTTCAAGCTGGAACAACTGGGCGTCGGCATTCAGGAAGCCCACGCCAGAGGCAAGAAATTTTACGTGGCCTCCAACCTGCTGCCGCACAATGCCAAGGTCAAAACCTATCTGGCCGATATGGCCCCGGTGATTGCCATGCAGCCAGACGCGCTGATCATGGCCGACCCTGGCCTGATCATGATGGTGCGGGAAACCTGGCCAGACATGCCGATTCATCTGAGCGTGCAGGCCAATACCGTCAACTACATGGGGGTGAAGTTCTGGCAAAAGCTGGGGCTGTCGCGCATTATCCTGTCGCGCGAGCTGAGCCTGGACGAGGTGGCGGAAATCCGTCAGGAATGCCCGGACATGGAAATCGAAGTGTTTGTCCATGGCGCGCTGTGCATTGCCTACTCCGGGCGCTGCCTGCTGTCGGGTTACTTCAACCACCGCGATCCCAACCAGGGCACCTGCACCAACGCCTGTCGCTGGGATTACAAGGTTCACGATACCAGCGACGCCAGCGACAATGGCGATGTGCAGGCCATCGACTTTGACTTCAACCACGCCCTGGATGACGCCAACCAGCAGTTTGCCGCCTGTGGCGGCGCGCCGCGTCATCCGCTGGCCGACAAAACCTATCTGATTGAAGAAAAAAGCCGCCCAGGCGAAACCATGCCGATTCTGGAAGACGAGCATGGCACGTACATCATGAACAGCAAGGATTTGCGCGCAGTCGAACATATCGAGCGGCTGACCAGGATTGGCGTGGACTCGCTGAAAATTGAAGGTCGCACCAAAAGCCTGTACTACGTGGCGCGCACCGCCCAGGTGTATCGCCGGGCCATCGACGACGCGGTGGCGGGCCGGCCATTTGACCTGGGCCTGCTGGCCGAGCTGGACGGGCTGGCCAACCGGGGCTATACCGATGGTTTTTATGAGCGCCACCATACCCAGGATTACCAGAACTACATGACCGGGCATTCGCAGGCCAAGCGCAGCCAGTATGTGGGCGACGTGCTCAGCGTCAATGCCCAGGGCCTGGCCACGGTAGATGTTAAAAACCGCTTTGCCCGTGGCGATCGGCTGGAGGTGATTCAGCCAGCGGGCAACCGGGAAATCATCGTGGGCGACATGCTGCGCCGGGGCCACGGCCCGGTGGAGGTGGCCGGGGGCAGCGGGGTGGTGGTGGAGCTCGACCTCGGCCCAGTGGCCAGCGGTGCCTTGCTGGCCAGAATTTTGTAA
- a CDS encoding methyl-accepting chemotaxis protein: MNWFWQTYTLVEKTFWNSISRKLCSFFFISLFQLGFVALLWFYFTEVHQVLASAEVKPDLLQKLDQTMRQALQAVVALWFVSLAFIGFMVWYLRFLIVRPLRMIISIFNEIGQGEGDLSRDIPAMTFDEIRELSESYNRFLKKMREIISNVRLMTVRIAMDSARSAVNISDSLGSARKQGQFAREVRESSDATTAGITQVSEQTQHISYTTLDNLAVAKSSCAELIDVTARIEAVNQKVSRFNQTVEGLNLRSASIKQIVDLIKDISDQTNLLALNAAIEAARAGEAGRGFAVVADEVRKLAERVKVATDEISDNIEGMLRLVGNTLEETSQITTDTRSASETVSKASQHFEKMVIDYDNTASSLSEIARTMETFAATNKQVNRHVSDIDELSQQVTEKLQLSHQVSKELSHASEQVQELVSRFSVGEGDFDHAINRARSYREMLEKRLQEMAERGINLFDRNYRPIPGSHPQKYHTSYDESFEQLMQPDYDRLVDETPGGRFALLVDEGGYAPTHNSFYSKKPTGDARVDLLHSRDKRIFNDPAGLKSACNTQPFLLQTYVRDTGEVLSEISLPVFVNNRHWGALRLGFDTSRMLTLSGHV; the protein is encoded by the coding sequence ATGAATTGGTTCTGGCAAACCTACACGCTGGTTGAAAAAACCTTCTGGAATTCAATCAGCCGCAAGTTGTGCAGTTTTTTCTTCATCAGCCTGTTTCAGCTCGGCTTTGTGGCCTTGCTGTGGTTCTATTTCACCGAGGTGCATCAGGTGCTGGCCAGCGCCGAGGTGAAGCCCGATCTTCTCCAGAAACTGGACCAGACCATGCGCCAGGCGTTGCAGGCGGTGGTGGCGCTGTGGTTTGTCTCGCTGGCCTTTATTGGCTTCATGGTCTGGTATCTGCGTTTCCTGATTGTGCGGCCACTGCGAATGATCATTTCCATCTTCAACGAAATTGGCCAGGGCGAAGGCGATCTGTCACGCGACATTCCGGCGATGACCTTCGATGAAATCCGCGAGCTGTCCGAATCCTACAACCGCTTCCTGAAAAAAATGCGCGAAATCATCAGCAATGTGCGGCTGATGACCGTGCGCATTGCCATGGACTCAGCCCGCTCGGCAGTCAATATCAGCGATTCGCTGGGCAGCGCGCGCAAGCAGGGCCAGTTTGCCCGCGAAGTGCGCGAATCCAGCGACGCCACCACCGCCGGCATCACCCAGGTATCGGAGCAAACCCAGCATATTTCCTACACCACGCTGGACAATCTGGCCGTGGCCAAATCCTCATGCGCCGAGCTGATTGACGTCACGGCGCGGATTGAGGCGGTCAACCAGAAAGTCAGCCGCTTTAACCAGACAGTAGAAGGGCTGAACCTGCGTTCAGCCAGCATCAAGCAGATTGTTGACCTGATCAAGGACATTTCCGACCAAACCAACCTGCTGGCGCTGAACGCCGCGATTGAAGCCGCACGTGCGGGCGAAGCCGGGCGCGGCTTTGCCGTGGTGGCCGACGAGGTGCGCAAGCTGGCCGAGCGGGTGAAAGTGGCCACCGACGAGATTTCCGACAATATTGAAGGTATGCTGCGGCTGGTGGGCAACACCCTGGAAGAAACCAGCCAGATCACCACCGATACCCGCTCAGCCAGCGAAACCGTCAGCAAGGCCAGCCAGCATTTTGAAAAAATGGTGATCGACTACGACAACACCGCCAGCAGCCTGTCGGAAATTGCCCGCACCATGGAAACCTTTGCCGCCACCAACAAGCAGGTGAACCGGCATGTGTCGGATATTGACGAGCTGAGCCAGCAGGTCACCGAAAAGCTGCAGCTGTCGCATCAGGTATCCAAAGAGCTGTCGCATGCCTCCGAGCAGGTGCAGGAGCTGGTGTCGCGCTTCAGCGTGGGCGAAGGCGATTTTGACCACGCCATCAACCGGGCACGCAGCTACCGCGAAATGCTGGAAAAACGCCTGCAGGAAATGGCCGAACGCGGGATTAATCTGTTTGACCGCAATTACCGCCCGATTCCCGGCTCGCATCCGCAAAAATACCACACCAGCTACGACGAAAGCTTTGAGCAGCTGATGCAGCCAGACTACGACCGCCTGGTAGACGAAACCCCCGGCGGACGGTTTGCCCTGCTGGTGGACGAAGGTGGCTACGCGCCAACGCATAACTCGTTCTACTCGAAAAAACCCACCGGCGATGCCCGCGTTGACCTGCTGCACAGCCGCGACAAACGCATTTTTAACGATCCAGCCGGCCTGAAATCGGCATGCAACACCCAGCCCTTCCTGCTGCAAACCTATGTGCGCGATACCGGCGAAGTGCTGTCGGAAATCTCGCTGCCGGTGTTTGTCAACAACCGCCACTGGGGCGCGCTGCGGCTGGGGTTTGACACCAGCCGCATGCTTACCCTGTCTGGCCATGTGTAA